In a genomic window of Vigna angularis cultivar LongXiaoDou No.4 chromosome 6, ASM1680809v1, whole genome shotgun sequence:
- the LOC108342291 gene encoding pentatricopeptide repeat-containing protein At5g48910, producing MLRNKTKPLLSNSQASIFRYLAPQPSLPQIKQTHAHVVVWGHARLTVHLLSLLSFSSTVPFPLRYSLSLFSSIPFPTVFAFNSLIRCHAKANSSPSLSLSLYSAMRRRFLNPNQHTFTFLLHACSKNLKIKVNNRLGVQVHVHVIKLGYACHVFVRNALIHFYFECGDADSSQRVFEEDALCSDVVTWNSMLAGAVRNGDVRVAEKMFGEMPERDVVSWSTMIMGYVQNGLFEDGLECFRDMRKKRVRPNEAILVTLLSVSAQLGLLCYGRFIHSTIEAMRFPMTVHIGTALVDMYAKCGCIEKARILFDGMVNKDVWTWNVMICGLASHDCAKEALALFDRFIDEGFLPVNVTFVGVLNACSRAGLVGGGKHYFKLMVDGYGIQPEMEHYGCMVDLLARAGLVDEAVKLIEGMAITPDPVMWATLLDACKLHGYVEMGEKIGNELIELDPTHDGHYVQLAGIYAKERKWEDVVRIRELLSERIAGKVAGWSLVELQGRVHRFVAGDREHECSSDIYKMLETIGLRITEAGLLTETF from the coding sequence ATGTTGAGAAATAAAACCAAACCCCTTCTTTCAAATTCTCAAGCTTCAATATTCCGTTATCTGGCACCACAACCTTCCCTGCCCCAAATCAAGCAAACCCATGCACACGTCGTCGTTTGGGGCCATGCTCGTCTCACCGTTCACCTTCTCTCTCTACTTTCTTTCTCCTCCACTGTTCCTTTCCCTCTCCGATACTCACTCTCTCTCTTCAGCTCAATTCCGTTCCCCACTGTATTTGCCTTCAACTCCCTCATCCGCTGCCACGCCAAAGCCAACTCGTCGCcgtctctctctctttctctgtaCTCCGCAATGCGACGCCGTTTTCTCAACCCCAATCAGCACACCTTCACCTTCCTGCTCCATGCCTGCTCCAAGAACTTAAAAATCAAGGTAAACAACAGGTTGGGTGTTCAAGTTCATGTGCACGTGATCAAGCTCGGTTATGCTTGCCACGTGTTTGTCCGGAACGCTCTGATTCACTTCTATTTCGAGTGTGGTGATGCTGATTCTTCCCAGAGAGTGTTTGAGGAAGATGCCCTTTGCAGCGACGTGGTCACGTGGAACTCCATGCTGGCTGGTGCAGTGAGAAATGGGGATGTTCGGGTTGCGGAGAAGATGTTTGGTGAAATGCCTGAAAGGGATGTTGTTTCTTGGAGTACTATGATAATGGGGTATGTTCAAAATGGACTTTTTGAAGATGGGTTGGAGTGTTTTAGAGacatgaggaagaagagagtgagacCAAATGAAGCTATATTGGTTACCTTGCTTTCGGTTTCGGCTCAGTTGGGTTTGCTTTGTTATGGGAGATTCATTCATTCCACCATTGAGGCAATGAGATTTCCAATGACGGTTCATATAGGGACTGCTTTGGTAGACATGTATGCAAAGTGTGGTTGTATTGAAAAGGCGAGAATCTTGTTTGATGGGATGGTGAATAAGGATGTGTGGACGTGGAATGTTATGATCTGCGGTCTTGCTTCGCATGATTGCGCCAAGGAGGCGCTCGCACTATTTGACAGGTTCATTGATGAAGGCTTTCTTCCTGTGAATGTGACATTTGTGGGTGTACTTAATGCTTGTAGTAGGGCTGGTCTGGTTGGTGGAGGGAAGCATTATTTTAAGTTGATGGTAGATGGTTATGGCATTCAGCCCGAGATGGAGCACTATGGGTGCATGGTTGATCTCCTTGCTCGTGCCGGTTTAGTTGATGAGGCAGTTAAGTTGATTGAGGGAATGGCAATTACGCCTGATCCTGTGATGTGGGCGACGCTGCTTGATGCATGTAAGCTTCATGGATATGTGGAAATGGGGGAGAAGATTGGGAATGAGTTGATAGAGTTGGACCCAACCCATGACGGGCATTATGTGCAGTTAGCTGGAATATATGCGAAAGAGAGAAAGTGGGAGGATGTAGTTAGAATTCGGGAATTATTGAGTGAGAGAATTGCCGGCAAAGTTGCTGGTTGGAGTTTGGTTGAACTGCAGGGTAGAGTTCATCGCTTTGTTGCTGGGGATAGAGAGCATGAATGTTCTTCAGATATTTACAAAATGCTTGAAACAATTGGACTGAGGATAACTGAAGCAGGTTTACTAACTGAAACGTTTTGA